Proteins from a genomic interval of Gemmatimonadales bacterium:
- a CDS encoding glycerophosphodiester phosphodiesterase, whose amino-acid sequence MSRPSVIAHRGASGYEYENSRAAFRRAVMLDADGVELDVHATGDGTLVVYHDPEIPGVGPIALLTRATARQVRIPNGETLPLLSEILDLVGDRDVWVEVKDLPGAHDQALMEAIDRGPAPHRYAVHSFDHRIIQRLGQSRPGLRRGILLSDHHDDPVSAMRAVGATTLWQDWRQVDRDLVSRVHAADCTLVAWTVNEIGDLERLVRLGVDGLCGNYPDRIRVTLAARNDEVSRI is encoded by the coding sequence ATGTCACGCCCTAGCGTCATCGCCCACCGCGGGGCTTCCGGATACGAATACGAGAACTCCCGCGCGGCCTTCCGCCGTGCCGTCATGCTCGATGCGGACGGGGTGGAGCTGGATGTCCATGCCACGGGGGACGGCACCCTCGTGGTCTACCACGACCCGGAGATCCCCGGTGTCGGGCCCATCGCACTGCTCACCCGGGCCACGGCGCGGCAGGTGCGTATCCCCAACGGGGAGACGCTGCCCCTCCTCTCGGAGATTCTCGATCTGGTTGGCGACCGGGATGTATGGGTGGAGGTGAAGGACCTGCCCGGGGCGCATGACCAGGCGCTCATGGAGGCGATCGACCGAGGTCCCGCGCCGCACCGCTACGCGGTGCACAGCTTCGATCACCGGATCATTCAGCGGCTGGGGCAGTCGCGTCCCGGCCTCCGCCGCGGCATTCTACTCTCGGACCATCACGACGACCCGGTGAGTGCGATGCGCGCGGTCGGTGCCACCACCCTCTGGCAGGATTGGCGTCAGGTCGACCGGGACCTGGTGAGTCGGGTGCATGCGGCCGATTGCACCCTGGTGGCCTGGACCGTGAACGAGATCGGAGACCTAGAGCGGCTGGTGCGGCTCGGCGTCGATGGACTGTGCGGGAACTACCCTGATCGCATCCGAGTGACGCTGGCGGCGCGCAACGACGAGGTGTCCCGGATCTGA
- a CDS encoding NfeD family protein: MRCRSLLMLPLLLSPAVALGKTLTPVLDPAWTEQVLRFLTSPIISPLLLSIGVLGLLFEVKAGVFGLGGLLSLVSLGLFFGSSFALGLAGWEVVLLLGLGLLALAVEAFVIPGFGAAGILGATALAAAIVLALIGGSPTTADVMQAFAVLGASVVITLAVAYAWLRHLPSSGRFSSLFLRGGAAQADGYVAALRRGDLVGLDGVAVTDLRPAGAAQFGVERVDVVTEGEYVPQGTPVRVVRSEGYRHIVRGLT; the protein is encoded by the coding sequence ATGCGGTGCCGGTCGCTGCTGATGCTCCCCCTCCTGCTCTCACCGGCTGTGGCCCTGGGCAAGACGCTCACCCCGGTGCTCGACCCCGCGTGGACCGAGCAGGTCCTCCGATTCCTCACCAGCCCCATCATCTCCCCGCTGCTCCTCTCCATCGGCGTGCTAGGCCTGCTGTTCGAGGTCAAGGCCGGCGTCTTCGGGCTCGGCGGGCTGCTGAGCCTGGTCTCGCTGGGACTCTTCTTCGGATCGAGCTTCGCTCTGGGACTTGCCGGTTGGGAAGTGGTCCTGCTCCTTGGACTCGGTCTGCTGGCGCTGGCGGTCGAGGCGTTCGTCATTCCCGGCTTCGGAGCTGCGGGAATTCTCGGCGCGACGGCGCTGGCCGCGGCCATCGTGCTCGCCCTGATCGGCGGCTCGCCCACCACCGCGGACGTCATGCAGGCATTCGCGGTGCTGGGGGCCAGCGTGGTCATCACCCTCGCGGTCGCCTACGCCTGGCTCCGCCATCTGCCTTCCAGCGGACGGTTCAGCAGCCTCTTCCTTCGCGGGGGAGCGGCGCAGGCCGACGGGTACGTCGCCGCGTTGCGGCGGGGAGATTTGGTCGGTCTCGACGGTGTGGCCGTCACCGATCTCCGCCCGGCCGGTGCCGCCCAGTTCGGGGTGGAGCGGGTCGACGTCGTGACCGAGGGAGAGTACGTCCCGCAGGGCACCCCGGTTCGCGTGGTCAGAAGCGAAGGCTATCGGCACATCGTCCGGGGTCTCACCTGA
- the rpmA gene encoding 50S ribosomal protein L27, with protein sequence MAHKKGVGSSRNGRTSNPQYLGVKHFGGERVVAGNILVRQRGTKFHAGKNVRRANDDTLFALVDGVVKFEYRDKDRKKISVYPVTEGAAS encoded by the coding sequence ATGGCACACAAGAAAGGCGTCGGCTCCAGCCGGAACGGCCGGACCAGCAATCCCCAGTACCTGGGCGTGAAGCACTTCGGTGGCGAGCGGGTGGTGGCCGGGAACATCCTGGTGCGCCAGCGCGGCACCAAGTTCCATGCCGGCAAGAACGTCCGCCGGGCCAACGATGACACGCTGTTCGCCCTGGTGGACGGCGTGGTCAAGTTCGAGTATCGGGACAAGGACCGGAAGAAGATCTCGGTCTATCCCGTCACCGAGGGCGCCGCCAGCTGA
- the rplU gene encoding 50S ribosomal protein L21 codes for MYAIFRAAGKQFRAEKGKTLRLPLMEAAAGSKVTFDEVLLSSDGDTIRAGAPLVAGAKVEAEVVGEGKEPKIYVFKFKRRKNYRRKTGHRQRYTEVRITDLTLG; via the coding sequence ATGTACGCGATTTTCCGAGCCGCCGGAAAGCAGTTTCGAGCGGAGAAGGGCAAGACGTTGCGTCTCCCGCTGATGGAGGCCGCGGCCGGCTCCAAGGTCACCTTCGACGAGGTGCTGCTCTCGTCCGATGGCGACACCATCCGGGCCGGGGCACCACTGGTGGCCGGGGCCAAGGTCGAGGCCGAGGTGGTGGGGGAGGGCAAGGAGCCCAAGATCTACGTGTTCAAGTTCAAGCGGAGGAAGAACTACCGCCGCAAGACCGGGCATCGGCAGCGCTACACCGAAGTCCGCATCACCGACCTGACGCTGGGCTGA
- a CDS encoding Rne/Rng family ribonuclease codes for MKREILINGSQRETRLAILEDDRLVELLVDRPDHRRTVGDIYLGRVEAVLPGIQAAFVDIGQEKSAFLHASDLLEPDEDEEPDEDPEDEAEPAAVAEAGGAPEVEEGPAERKAGWRGRDRRRRGRGNGAGSTERAPQTEAKQREISPRRPVPNIQDILKKGQTLPVQVTKEPISTKGCRVTAQISLPGRFLVYMPYASKVGVSRKIESREQRAKLREMVTKLLPKDSGGVIVRTVAEGVTEEHFRREIDSLLALWKKINRKKTFVRRAPALLQRETSLTRGIIRDLFSAKVDALYVDSKELYNEIEQYLNQIDPDLLSRVQFYTEATPLFDKFDIESEIRDLFKARVELPTGGSLIIQPTEALISIDVNTGRYTGKKDPEKTILRTNLEAAREIARQIRLRDIGGIIVCDFIDMETRTNREKVLQELRTHLGRDRARTKALAVSELGLVEMTRQRVRPSLWHSMTTDCPTCAGTGRVFTPEVIARRLERALKRAGHEHRERQLTVRLHPEVALYLLEEEPKLLQTLSKLTNLDLELRDDPMIRLDEFRLMSRPAGRDVTDLYAVA; via the coding sequence TTGAAGCGCGAGATCCTGATCAACGGGAGCCAGCGGGAAACCCGTCTGGCCATCCTGGAAGACGATCGGCTGGTGGAGCTCCTGGTAGATCGTCCCGACCATCGCCGCACGGTCGGGGACATCTATCTCGGCCGGGTCGAGGCGGTCCTGCCCGGCATCCAGGCGGCGTTCGTCGACATCGGTCAGGAGAAGAGCGCGTTCCTGCACGCCTCCGACCTGCTCGAGCCCGATGAAGACGAGGAGCCCGACGAGGACCCGGAGGACGAGGCCGAGCCGGCGGCCGTGGCCGAGGCTGGCGGCGCGCCGGAGGTCGAGGAGGGACCGGCGGAGCGGAAAGCGGGCTGGCGCGGCCGGGATCGCCGCCGGCGCGGACGGGGCAACGGCGCCGGCTCCACCGAGCGCGCTCCCCAGACCGAAGCCAAGCAGCGCGAGATCTCGCCCCGGCGACCCGTCCCCAACATCCAGGACATCCTCAAGAAGGGCCAGACCCTCCCGGTTCAGGTCACCAAGGAGCCCATCAGCACCAAGGGCTGCCGCGTCACCGCCCAGATCTCCCTGCCGGGCCGCTTCCTGGTCTATATGCCGTACGCCTCCAAGGTGGGGGTGAGCCGGAAGATCGAGAGCCGGGAGCAGCGCGCCAAGCTCCGTGAGATGGTCACCAAGCTGTTGCCCAAGGACTCCGGCGGCGTGATCGTCCGGACCGTGGCCGAGGGGGTGACTGAGGAGCACTTCCGCCGGGAGATCGATTCGCTGCTCGCGCTGTGGAAGAAGATCAACCGCAAGAAGACTTTCGTACGCCGGGCGCCGGCGCTGCTGCAGCGCGAGACCAGCCTCACCCGGGGCATCATCCGCGACCTCTTCAGCGCCAAGGTGGATGCGCTGTACGTCGACTCGAAGGAGCTCTACAACGAGATCGAGCAGTACCTGAACCAGATCGATCCCGACCTCCTCAGCCGGGTGCAATTCTACACCGAAGCGACCCCCCTCTTCGACAAGTTCGACATCGAGTCCGAGATCCGTGACTTGTTCAAGGCGCGGGTCGAGCTTCCCACCGGCGGCTCCCTCATCATTCAGCCGACCGAGGCGTTGATCAGCATCGACGTGAACACCGGCCGGTACACCGGGAAGAAGGACCCGGAAAAGACCATCCTCCGGACCAACCTCGAGGCCGCCCGGGAGATCGCGCGCCAGATCCGCTTGCGTGACATCGGCGGGATCATCGTCTGCGACTTCATCGACATGGAGACCCGGACCAACCGGGAGAAGGTGCTCCAGGAGCTCCGCACCCACCTCGGCCGCGACCGCGCCCGTACCAAGGCCCTGGCGGTCTCCGAGCTGGGACTGGTCGAGATGACCCGCCAGCGGGTCCGGCCGTCGCTCTGGCACTCCATGACGACCGACTGCCCCACCTGTGCCGGCACTGGGCGGGTCTTCACGCCGGAGGTGATCGCCCGGCGCCTGGAGCGGGCGCTCAAGCGAGCGGGTCACGAACATCGCGAGCGGCAGCTCACCGTACGGCTGCATCCGGAGGTGGCGCTCTACCTGCTGGAAGAGGAGCCCAAGCTGCTGCAGACTCTCTCCAAGCTCACCAACCTCGACCTCGAGCTCCGGGACGACCCGATGATCCGGCTGGACGAGTTCCGGCTCATGAGCCGGCCGGCCGGGCGGGACGTGACCGACCTCTACGCGGTGGCCTGA
- a CDS encoding acyl-CoA dehydrogenase, giving the protein MDDSLYFTEHHLQVREMVREFSRTSIAPVARELDRTSTFPWDNIKAMGELGLLGVPWSEELGGAGMDQLSYYITIHEMAKVDASHALTISAHTNLGTSPIVEFGTAEQKRRYVPLLASGRVLGGFGLTEPGAGSDAGGTATTAVDQGDHYLLNGSKIFITHAGVGEIFVVTARTEPGRSNKGITSFIVTKDTVDLPLCRALGVGHAEDLRKTRGVRAGKKQDKMGWRASDTRELIFEDAVVPKENLLGQPGYGFINFLKTLDAGRIGIAALSLGIAEGAYDEAIRYAGARKQFGRPIGSFQGINFQLADMALELEAGTHLLYHAAWLKQNGKPFKKEAAMAKLYCSELAMRNTTKAVQIFGGYGYTTEYPVERMMRDAKVCEIGEGTSEIQRLVIARQILGQIVD; this is encoded by the coding sequence ATGGATGACTCCCTCTACTTCACCGAGCATCATCTCCAGGTGCGCGAGATGGTCCGTGAGTTCTCCCGGACCAGCATCGCCCCGGTCGCGCGCGAGCTGGACCGGACCTCTACGTTCCCCTGGGACAACATCAAGGCCATGGGCGAGCTCGGGCTCCTCGGCGTTCCCTGGAGCGAGGAGCTGGGCGGGGCGGGGATGGACCAGCTGTCGTACTACATCACCATCCACGAGATGGCCAAGGTGGATGCCAGTCACGCACTCACCATCAGCGCCCACACCAACCTCGGCACCTCGCCCATCGTCGAGTTCGGCACCGCGGAGCAGAAGCGGCGCTACGTCCCGCTTCTCGCCTCTGGCCGGGTCCTCGGTGGGTTCGGCCTGACCGAGCCCGGCGCCGGCAGCGATGCAGGCGGCACCGCTACGACCGCGGTCGACCAGGGCGATCACTATCTCCTCAACGGGTCCAAGATCTTCATCACCCACGCCGGTGTGGGTGAGATCTTCGTGGTCACAGCGCGCACCGAGCCCGGCCGGAGCAACAAGGGCATCACCAGCTTCATCGTGACCAAAGACACCGTCGACCTGCCGCTGTGTCGTGCGCTCGGGGTAGGGCACGCGGAAGACCTGCGCAAGACCCGCGGCGTCCGGGCAGGCAAGAAGCAGGACAAGATGGGCTGGCGGGCCAGCGACACCCGCGAGCTCATCTTCGAGGACGCGGTGGTGCCCAAGGAGAATCTGCTGGGTCAGCCCGGCTATGGCTTCATCAACTTCCTCAAGACCCTGGACGCGGGTCGGATCGGCATCGCGGCGCTGTCGCTGGGCATCGCCGAGGGGGCCTACGACGAGGCGATCCGCTACGCCGGCGCCCGGAAGCAGTTCGGGCGACCCATCGGGAGCTTCCAGGGGATCAACTTCCAGCTCGCCGACATGGCACTCGAGCTCGAGGCGGGCACCCATCTCCTGTATCACGCCGCCTGGCTCAAGCAGAACGGCAAGCCGTTCAAGAAGGAGGCGGCCATGGCCAAGCTCTACTGTTCCGAGCTGGCCATGCGCAACACCACCAAGGCCGTGCAGATCTTCGGCGGGTACGGGTATACCACCGAGTACCCGGTCGAGCGGATGATGCGGGATGCCAAGGTGTGTGAGATCGGGGAGGGAACCAGCGAGATTCAGCGTCTGGTCATCGCCCGCCAGATCCTGGGACAGATCGTCGACTGA